AGTCTTAAGGAGGGTGAAATAACTATATTTAGAGTTTCAAAAGCTCGAAACACACTTCAATTTTTCATTATGAAGGGCAAGGTCATTGATAGACCAAACTCTTTTTCTGGAACCTCTGGAGTAATTAGTCTGGGTGAGAATAGTCCACAAAAATTAGAGGAAATGTTTAAAGGTGGACTTGAGCACCATGTTGCATTTACTTATGGTGATATATCTGATCAATTAATTCATTTTGGTCAGCAAATGAATATACCCACATATACGCTATGACAGAAAAACTAAAATATGCCATTATTGGTGCAGGGTGTATGGGCCAAGAGCACATACTTAATATAGATATTATTGATGATGCTGAGGTTGTTGCATTGTGCGATACTAGTGAAAAATCTATCAAGGAATCTCTTGACTTACTTAATAATGATGTTGCTATTTTTGATAATTACATTGACCTTGTAGAGGCCAACATTGCAGATGCATTTATCATTGCAACACCCAACTTTACGCACATTGAAGTTTTGAAAGAAGTAATGAAATCAGAAGCTCATCTGCTGATAGAAAAGCCGCTCTGTACAACTGTTAAGGACTGTCAAGAATTTGAAAAATTGGCAGTAGACTATCCGGGTGTTATTTGGACTGCGATGGAATATCGCTATATGCCACCTGTCCAAAGAATGATTAAAGAGATTCATAACAAAACTATCGGTGATTTAAAAATGCTCTCTATTCGTGAGCACCGCTTTCCATTTCTTCATAAAGTTGATGACTGGAACCGCTTCGCTATAAAGACTGGAGGCACTCTGGTTGAAAAGTGTTGCCACTTTTTTGACCTAATGAGACTGATTGCTCAAAGTGAACCTCTAAAAGTTTATGCGAGTGGCAATCAAGACGTTAACCATCTAGACGAGTCCTATGACGGAGAAACACCTGATATTCTTGATAATGCGTTTGTCATTGTTGACTTTGAGAATGGAGTCAGAGCATTCCTAGACTTGTGTATGTTTGCAGAAAACTCCGACTATCAAGAGGAGTTGTGCGCAGTAGGTTCTGTAGGAAAAGTAGAAACTGAAGTGCCATCAAATTCCTCCGGAATTACAAACTCGGACATCAGAATTGGACTCAGAGAAAATCAAACTGCACTCAAAGAAAACATAACTGTTGATGCTAAAATCCATCAGGCAGGACACCATCATGGCTCAACATACTATGAACACACCTCGTTCATCAGCGCTATTCGCAACAACACCAAACCAGAAGTCTCGCTCAACGATGGCCTCATTGCAGTTGCAATTGGTGAGGCCGCAGAAATCTCTATCAAAGAAGGAAGGGTTGTCCAGATGAGTGAATTTAACCTCTAGCAACACCCGCCACCTATTTTCATTACAATTGACCCCATGATTACTTGCGTTGGCCCTATTTTTCTAGACAGAGTTGTCAAAATTGATCGCTTTCCTGAAAAGCCAATCAAAATGGTAGCAAATGGACTAGAGAAGCGCCTCGGTGGGCCTGCTCCTGTTGCGAGCTTTGCCATTAGTTCTCTTGGCGGTAATGTAGAATTTATTGGCAGATTTGGGAGTGATGATGCCGCTGATTTTTTAAAGTCAGAGTTTATTAAATCTGGCATCCCAACTCTTAAATCCATCACCGTTCAAGATGCTCAAACGTCACAAAGCCACATCTTTGAAGATAAAAAAGGTGAAAGAATGCTGGCAGTCTTCAATGAGGATAAGCTCATCAATGAAAAGACAATGCCTATTTTTGATTTTTCTATTGGACAGTCTTATCTTGTGGACACCAACTGGATTGAAGCAGCCCATTACGTTGCAGTTCATTGTCAAAATAATAAGCTCAATTGTGTTGTTGATCTTGATAATTTCTCTAATAGCACTCTTCTTGAAGAGGTAGTCAATCTCTCGTCCCATCCAATTTTTTCTGAAATTGGCTTGAATCGATACACAAACAACACACCTATCATAGAAGCACTAAAAAGTCTCTATCAAAGTAACCCAAAATTTTATGCGGTAACCCAAGGATCTAAAGGCGTTTATTGGATCGACAATGGAGAAATTTTTCATTGTGACTCACCCCTCGTTGAAGTAAAAGAAACGAATGGTGCTGGAGATGTTTTTCATGGCGCTTTTGCTCATTTCATTACTACTAAACCCATACAAGAGGCAATCGAACTTGCAACAGCCACAGCATCGCTAAAGTGCACAATGATAGGCGGCATTAATAATCTGCCCAACTCTAACGACGTGGCAGAGTTTTCAAACAAATTACAACCTTCTAGAAAAATTTAAAATGAAAAAAGTACTCATAACAGAATTCATGGAACAGGACAGTGTTGACAAAATGTCTAAACATTTTGAGGTCACTTATGATACAAACCTTCACGAGAATCTTGATAATTTAAGTTCTCTAATAGTGGATACAGATGCTGTCATTGTTCGAAATAAGACTCAGCTTAATGAAGCCCTACTTGCTAATGCAAAAAACTTGAGGTTTGTTGGAAGGCTTGGCGTTGGTTTAGATAATATTGACACTGAGTTCTGCTCTAATAACAATATCTTAGTGCAGCCAGCTTCAGGTATGAATGCAGATTCTGTTGCTGAATACGTCATTACATGCGCCCTTTCTCTATTAAAAAATATCCCAATTGCACACAATGGAACCTCGTCGGGTCAATGGCCTAGAACCTCGATCGAGTCAAGGGAGTTAGGTGGAAAAACTCTTGGGTTACTCGGCTTTGGTGTAATCGGTAAAAAAGTTTCTAAATTAGCTCAAATTTTTGGAGCAGAGGTGATTGCCTATGACCCTTTTGTTTCTCAAGCGGATGCTAATGAGCATCAAGTTTCATTAGTTAAGCAGGAAGAGCTTTATAGTCTTTCGGATGTCATTTCGATTCATCTCCCACTGACTGATGAGACAAGCGATTTAATTAATGAAAATACTTTTAATTTAATGAGAAAAAATCCAATCATTATTAATTCATCTAGAGGAACAATTGTCAACGAGAATGACTTACTAGCGGCCTATCATGAAAATGTAATTAGTGGCTTTGCGCTCGATGTTTATAGCTCAGAACCAGTTAAAGCCGAATTCTATGATGAAATCTCTAACTCAATGAACTGCATCCTTACTCCTCACACTTCGGGAGTTACATCTGAGTCCAACGTGAGAGTCAGTCAATTTATTGCTGAAAAGACGATTAGTTTTCTAGGAAATTAATGATTAGACAAAGTTCGCTTGACAGCATTCTTCCATCCAGCGAGTTTTTTATCTCTTTCGTTGTCTGACATCTTTGAATTAAACTGACTCTCAGATTTCCATGATTTAGCAAAATCTTCCATGGTTGGGTAAAAACCGATTTGCATACCTGCCAAATAAGCAGCTCCAAGTGCTGTTGTCTCTAGGTTCTTTGGTCTATCAACTGGGAGCTGAAGCAAATCTGAAAGCGTTTGCATTGTCCAGTTTGAAGCTGCCATACCGCCATCCACTCTAATCGCACTCAGCTTATGATCGCCTAGATCTTTGGAAATTGCATTAAGCAGATCTGAGGTTTGGTAGCAAACAGACTCAAGTGTAGCCTTTGTAATTTCAGCTGGACCCGTACCTCTCGTAATGCCATAAAGTGCTCCGCGACAATCTGGATCCCAATAAGGCGCCCCAAGTCCCACGAAAGCTGGTACAAGATAAACGTCTTGAGATAAATCTGCTTGCATTGCTAATGAGTCAGACTGATCAGCTGATTCTATGATTTGGAGTCCATCTCGAAGCCATTGAACAGCAGCGCCAGCTACAAATATTGAACCCTCTAGAGCGTAGCAGGTTTTGCTATTAACTTGGAAAGCTAGGGTAGTCAGCAACTTATTATTAGATTTTATCGGCTGATTCCCTGTATTTATTAATACAAAGCAACCCGTTCCATACGTAGACTTGACCATTCCAGGCTCAAAACATGCCTGGCCCACAAGAGCAGAGGGCTGATCACCTATCATAGCTGAAATAGGAATTTCAGTTCCAAAAATTGATTTATGGGCCATAGCAAAGCTTGCTGCATTATCTTTTACTTGGGGAAGCATTGTGATAGGGATATTAAAAAGTTCTAGCATATCCTTATCCCAACAGCCTTCATGAATATTGTATAAAAGCGTTCGACAGGCATTGGTCGCGTCAGTTGAATGGACCTCTTGATTACTTAATCGCCAAAGCAGAAAACTGTCAATTGTTCCAAAAAGTAATTCCCCATCATTCGCTTTTCTTCTGGCTCCCTCAACGTTATCTAAAATCCAGGCTATTTTAGTGCCACAAAAATAAGGGTCAAGCAGAAGACCCGTTTTATTAGTGACAAGATCCTCGTGTCCAAGGTCCCGTAACTTCTGGCACTGATCTGACGTCCTACGATCTTGCCATACAATGGCATTATAGATCGCTTTGCCTGTCTTCTTATCCCATACGACTGTGGTCTCTCTTTGGTTAGTGATGCCTATTGCTGCAATCTGAGCGGGGTCAATTTTTGCTTTTTTAATAGCACTTTTACAGCTCTCAAGCGTTGATTCCCAAATCTCTTCAGGATCATGCTCAACCCATCCTGAATCAGGAAAAATTTGTGTAAATTCTTTCTGACCAATTCCAGCTATTTCATAGTTACTGTCAAACAGCACTCCCCTAGATGAAGTTGTTCCTTGATCAATAGATAAGATATATTTTTTAGGCTCGCTCATTCTACTTTTCCATATAATGGAACTAGGTTTTACTATTGTAAACTTAATCAAAAACAGTATACATTATCTGATAAAATTTAACTCAATAATGAGCATTTAAAAATTAATCAAAAGATTATATTATGACTATTGAAAAGAGAGGAGATGGAACGGTTGGTAAGGCACTAGATGTTTTAAGTGAAGTGGCTGAGATCGGCTCTCCCGTTAGATTTTCTAGCCTACTTAAAACTAGCAAATATCCAAAAGCAACCCTTTACAGACTTCTCCAAACGCTTCTTAACCAGGACATGCTCAGCTACAATGAAGAAGAGCAAACCTATAAATTAGGTCTAAAGCTTGTCAGAATGGCTCATTCTGCCTGGCTGCAAAGCTCGCTAGCACCAGTTGCGGTGCCATTTATTGATGAACTCTCGGCCAAAGTGGGTGAAACCGTTCACCTAGCTGAACTCGACAACGGTCAAGTCTTATATGTAGATAAACGAAACCCTGCTTCACCTATTGAAATGTACTCACAGGCAGGCAAAGTTGGTCCTGCTTACTGTACGGGTGTAGGTAAGGCAATGATGGCCTTTTTAGAGGAGTCTGAACTTAGCAAAGTTATTTCTAAGCAAGCTTTCTTTAAGTATACAGATCACACAATTACCTCAGAGAAAGCCCTTAGAAAGGAGTTGACTATGATCAAAAAAGAAGGGATATCATTTGATCGTCAGGAGCATGAGGAAAAAATTATCTGTATCTCCTCTCCTATCCTTACATCCAATGGAAGAGTAATTGGGGGCCTCTCTATCACAAGCTCAACTGATATTCATAGTTTAGAAAGTCTTGAAAAATATAAACCTGAATTACTGGCAACTTCAGAGCAAATTGGCAAAGAGGCAGGCGCCTGGAGTTTCCCAGAAAAATCAATCAATTAATATAAATTACTATGGCATCATTAAAGATAAAAAACGCAACAAAGAAATATGATGATTTAGAGGTTATTCATGGCATCGATTTAGATATTCAGGATGGTGAATTTTGTGTTTTTGTTGGACCATCAGGTTGTGGTAAGTCTACCTTACTGAGAATGATATCTGGACTAGAGGATGTAACTAGTGGTGCAATTCATATTGGTGAAAATGATGTCACCTCGATGCACCCTGCCGATAGAGGGATTGCCATGGTGTTTCAGTCTTACGCACTTTATCCTCACATGACAGTCAGAGAAAATATGGGATTTGGGCTTAAGATGTCCAAGGTGCCTTCAAATGAAATTGATCAAAAAGTTAATGAGGCTGCAAGTATTCTTCATCTAGAAGAGTACCTAGACAGAAAACCTAAAACCTTGTCAGGTGGTCAAAGACAAAGAGTTGCCATTGGCAGATCAATTGTTAGAGGCCCTGAAGTGTTTTTATTTGATGAACCTTTATCGAACCTTGATGCAGAGCTCAGAGTAGAAATGCGTGTTGAAATTTCACGACTGCATCGTGAGCTTGGAACGACCATCATTTATGTCACCCATGATCAGGTTGAGGCGATGACATTAGCAGACAAAATAGTCATCCTTAAGGATGGACTCATCCAACAAGTAGGTTCACCCTTGTCTCTGTATGATGACCCAGAAAATGTTTTTGTTGCAGGGTTTATTGGTTCGCCAACTATTAACTTCGTCCAGGGCAGAGTAAACGGCGCAAAAATTATAGTTCCTAGTCTAGAGTCGCTCAAACTGAATGCCCCTAAAGATATAGATTCAAATCAATCAGAGCTATTAATTGGATTAAGACCTCAACACATTCAGATTTCAGGTTCGGGTGATCTTGAAGTTGAATTTACTGAGGCTCTAGGTGACGTCTCTTACTTATATCTTAAAACTCCAAATGGAGAAAGAATTGTTGTCGAATCAAGGGACGATAAATTGCCTAAAACAGCTGCAAAAGTTGGTATCAAGGTCGACACTTCAAGAGCTTTATTGTTTGACCCTAAAACTGAACTCAGAGTCAGATAAAACTAACCTTTGATTGACTCCCATATAACACCAGATGGCGGAATACAGACTGAGCCCACATTACACTCTTGATTACTGTAGTTAAACCAGAACCGATGCGTTAAGGTTTCGCGAACCCTGACACAGTCCTCTAATTTTGTTGTTGAAATATCTTTTGATTCGCAAACTCTAGAAAAAATCATTTTTAATGTCATCTGGTCTGCCCATCCAGCAATATAGATATTTTTTTCATGCCCAACAACAGCAGCCCTTCCATCTTCAGTCTCTTCAATGATGTTATCGTAATCGATTAATGTCTCCATCCAAGTTTTAAAGCTTCCAAGACCTTTAATTGAAATAAAAGCATTCGGTCGAAGTGTTTCAGCGCTAGCAACAGTAGCCTTGACTCCTGGAACGATGGGTGGAAGTTGAGAAGGAATAGACATATTAGTAGTTTTAGAGCCAGCCCTTGGACCCGATATAAGGACACCTTCAAATGACTCAATGGCGTCTTCTAATTCTCTACTAACACGCATTAAACCTGGCATAAGAACAACTTTATAGCCTTTGAGATCACTCTGATTTGGAGGCAAAATATCCACCGAAAGGCCAAGACTTCTCAGGGCCCTGTAATTGTCATAAACTAGTTCAAAATAATCAAAGCCTTTGCCTTGAGGTTGAATCTCCCATGCCCAACAACTTTCGTAGTCAAAAATAAGTGCGATCTTAGATTGAACTTGCTCAATATCTTTAAACTCTTTTAATTCAGAAGACACTTGAGAGGCTTGAGTGATTCCTGGGGCATTTTCGCCATCAGGTCTTTGAAGGCCAGCATGCATCTGCTCTTGAGCAAAAGGTGCTTGGCGCCATCGAAAGTAACTGACCACCTCTGCGCCATGTGCAATTGCCTCCCATGACCAAAGCCTAACAGCACCAGGGGCTGGTTCAGGGTTATATGGCGCCCAATTCACTGGGCCAGGCTGTTGCTCCATTACCCACCATCGACCTTGTCCAACGGTCCTATATAAATCATGATGAAAGGCCTGAAAATCAGGATCTCCATGGCGCATAAATCTGAGTTTAAATTCGTCATCTTGAGTTGAACGGTCCTCTAGAAAACCCAATGGATAGCTATCCCAGCTAGCTATATCTAGATCTTTACCAACATCGTAGTGATTAAAGTCTGTAATTCGACCCATGTAATTATGAATGAGAGGCATTTTTGTATACTGTCTCATAACTGACGCCTGACTTCGATTGAAGTTGACAACTTGGTCAGAACTAAACCTTTTAAAGTCAAGTTCATGGATTGGGTTAGGGTCTGTGACGGTCAAATTTGGAAGCCCAACCTGATCGAAACTATTGTACTCCATGGACCAAAAAACGTTTTTCCACGCTTTATTAAGCTGGTCAATTGATTCATATTTCTTGGCAATCCAATTCCTGAAGGCTTTTAGTGCTGATGGACTATATGATAGAGTAGTGTCGTGACAGCCATATTCATTATCTAACTGCCAGGCTTTGATGAAGGGGTTATTCCCATAACGTTCTGCAACGGCTTTTGAAATCCTGAGAGATTCTTCAAGGTAGCCTTCATGAGAGAAACAGTAATGCCTCCTTGATCCAAACTGACGAGACCTTCCTTCTACATCAACAAGAAGCATGTCAGGACATTTATCAACAACCCATCTTGGAGGAGCAGCTGTTGGCGTGCTCATCACTATATTAAGACCCACATTTCCAAGAATAGAGATAGCGCGATCTAGCCAATCAAAGTTTTGAACGCCTTGTTCTGGCTCTAAACGGCTCCATGCAAATTCACCGATTCGAACCCAGGATAAGCCAGCAGCAACCATTTCTTCAGCATCCTTTTGCCAGCGTTCTTCTGGCCAGTGCTCAGGATAATAACAACTTCCTAGTTTAGGTTTCATGACAGCCTCAGATCTTTACCTGATATTCAGCTAGACCAGCTATATCAGTTTTAAAGTGAAATACTTTACCAGCCATAGGCTCAGTTTTCAAATCATTATTATTTAATCCTTGAGATGCAGAAGTGATATACAAGGTATCAAAAAACTTCCCGCCAAGAGATGGGCATGTAACTTGAGATACTGGAACCTCTTCAACTCGATCCAGCCACCCTTCAGGACTATATCTCGCAACTCTAGAAGCGCCATACTGAGCATTCCAAATATAACCCTGGCTATCGCAGATAGAGCCATCTGGATGAAGCCCTTGAGCTTTAAGATTGATTAATATTGAGGGCTCATTGAGGGGCCAACCAGTCAATTGGTCTAGATCCTGCTTTAAGATTTTTTTTTGAGATGTATCAGTAAAATAAACAAACTTCCTATCAGGTGAAAAACAAATACTATTTGGAATAGTAATACCTTCATGTAATTTTTTTAGCTGACCTTGATGAAACCGATAAATCGAACCAGCACCTTGCTCTGCCTTAAGGCCCATTGTTCCTATCCAAAAACCGCCCCATGGATCAGCTCGGCCATCATTTGAGCGAGTATGGGGCATGTCAGCCTCTAAATCAATTAAAGTCTCCCTGGTGTCCTTTGAAATCGAGAACTTTATCAATGCGGATGCACTTGCAATAATGAGATGGTCATCATCAATCCAGCCTGCCGCTGAAACTGGCTCAGAAAATGTCCAAGTCTTCAGTATGGCATTCTTCCAGTTAAACATCTTGTGAGAGTTGATATCAAACCAGAACAGAGACTCTAGCCCTGGGTGCCAAAGAGGCCCCTCTCCCAGACTGCAAGGCTCTATTGGTAAGGACTCAGTGATCATTATTTAGCTTTATCATAGGATAAAACAATAGCCTTTGCTTTTTCATAAACAATTTCAGCGCTATCACCAGCTTTGTATAGTCCAGAGCCAATTCCAAAACCAGTTGCACCAGCATCAAACCATGATAAAAAGTTTTCTGGACCGACTCCTCCAACCATATACAAAGGAATGCCTTGCGGTAAAACTGCTCTCAATGCACTTAAATTAGCCTCCCCTAAAAGGGTAGCTGGAAAAAACTTTAAGCCATCAGCACCAGATTTCAAAGCTGAAAAACACTCTGTCGGTGAAATGACACCTGGAAAGCTCATCATTCCCATTTTTTTAGTTGCCTCTACCACCTCTGAGTCAAAATTTGGGGAAACAATAAAGCGAACCCCCCCAATGTCAGAGAGAGTTTCTACTTGTTTTGTATTGGTTACTGTTCCAGCACCAATCTGAATATCGTCCCTAAACTCATCACAAAGCAATTTGATGCTGTCAAAAACATCAGGTGAGTTCATAGGGACTTCGATTTGAGTGATTCCTGAATCCGCAATTGAATGAGCTACAGCCAAGACTTCATTCGGCTTAATTCCTCGAAGAATAGCAATTATCTCTCTTTTCATTATTCTGACTCAGAGTTAAGCTCTTTGTATGCTGAACTTAACCCAGAAAGGGTAGCTGCTTCAAGGCTAAATAATTGACTCTCTCCTC
This sequence is a window from Candidatus Pseudothioglobus singularis PS1. Protein-coding genes within it:
- the glpK gene encoding glycerol kinase GlpK — protein: MSEPKKYILSIDQGTTSSRGVLFDSNYEIAGIGQKEFTQIFPDSGWVEHDPEEIWESTLESCKSAIKKAKIDPAQIAAIGITNQRETTVVWDKKTGKAIYNAIVWQDRRTSDQCQKLRDLGHEDLVTNKTGLLLDPYFCGTKIAWILDNVEGARRKANDGELLFGTIDSFLLWRLSNQEVHSTDATNACRTLLYNIHEGCWDKDMLELFNIPITMLPQVKDNAASFAMAHKSIFGTEIPISAMIGDQPSALVGQACFEPGMVKSTYGTGCFVLINTGNQPIKSNNKLLTTLAFQVNSKTCYALEGSIFVAGAAVQWLRDGLQIIESADQSDSLAMQADLSQDVYLVPAFVGLGAPYWDPDCRGALYGITRGTGPAEITKATLESVCYQTSDLLNAISKDLGDHKLSAIRVDGGMAASNWTMQTLSDLLQLPVDRPKNLETTALGAAYLAGMQIGFYPTMEDFAKSWKSESQFNSKMSDNERDKKLAGWKNAVKRTLSNH
- a CDS encoding 2-dehydro-3-deoxy-6-phosphogalactonate aldolase, which gives rise to MKREIIAILRGIKPNEVLAVAHSIADSGITQIEVPMNSPDVFDSIKLLCDEFRDDIQIGAGTVTNTKQVETLSDIGGVRFIVSPNFDSEVVEATKKMGMMSFPGVISPTECFSALKSGADGLKFFPATLLGEANLSALRAVLPQGIPLYMVGGVGPENFLSWFDAGATGFGIGSGLYKAGDSAEIVYEKAKAIVLSYDKAK
- a CDS encoding IclR family transcriptional regulator — encoded protein: MTIEKRGDGTVGKALDVLSEVAEIGSPVRFSSLLKTSKYPKATLYRLLQTLLNQDMLSYNEEEQTYKLGLKLVRMAHSAWLQSSLAPVAVPFIDELSAKVGETVHLAELDNGQVLYVDKRNPASPIEMYSQAGKVGPAYCTGVGKAMMAFLEESELSKVISKQAFFKYTDHTITSEKALRKELTMIKKEGISFDRQEHEEKIICISSPILTSNGRVIGGLSITSSTDIHSLESLEKYKPELLATSEQIGKEAGAWSFPEKSIN
- a CDS encoding Gfo/Idh/MocA family protein, coding for MTEKLKYAIIGAGCMGQEHILNIDIIDDAEVVALCDTSEKSIKESLDLLNNDVAIFDNYIDLVEANIADAFIIATPNFTHIEVLKEVMKSEAHLLIEKPLCTTVKDCQEFEKLAVDYPGVIWTAMEYRYMPPVQRMIKEIHNKTIGDLKMLSIREHRFPFLHKVDDWNRFAIKTGGTLVEKCCHFFDLMRLIAQSEPLKVYASGNQDVNHLDESYDGETPDILDNAFVIVDFENGVRAFLDLCMFAENSDYQEELCAVGSVGKVETEVPSNSSGITNSDIRIGLRENQTALKENITVDAKIHQAGHHHGSTYYEHTSFISAIRNNTKPEVSLNDGLIAVAIGEAAEISIKEGRVVQMSEFNL
- a CDS encoding SMP-30/gluconolactonase/LRE family protein, with amino-acid sequence MITESLPIEPCSLGEGPLWHPGLESLFWFDINSHKMFNWKNAILKTWTFSEPVSAAGWIDDDHLIIASASALIKFSISKDTRETLIDLEADMPHTRSNDGRADPWGGFWIGTMGLKAEQGAGSIYRFHQGQLKKLHEGITIPNSICFSPDRKFVYFTDTSQKKILKQDLDQLTGWPLNEPSILINLKAQGLHPDGSICDSQGYIWNAQYGASRVARYSPEGWLDRVEEVPVSQVTCPSLGGKFFDTLYITSASQGLNNNDLKTEPMAGKVFHFKTDIAGLAEYQVKI
- a CDS encoding ABC transporter ATP-binding protein, producing the protein MASLKIKNATKKYDDLEVIHGIDLDIQDGEFCVFVGPSGCGKSTLLRMISGLEDVTSGAIHIGENDVTSMHPADRGIAMVFQSYALYPHMTVRENMGFGLKMSKVPSNEIDQKVNEAASILHLEEYLDRKPKTLSGGQRQRVAIGRSIVRGPEVFLFDEPLSNLDAELRVEMRVEISRLHRELGTTIIYVTHDQVEAMTLADKIVILKDGLIQQVGSPLSLYDDPENVFVAGFIGSPTINFVQGRVNGAKIIVPSLESLKLNAPKDIDSNQSELLIGLRPQHIQISGSGDLEVEFTEALGDVSYLYLKTPNGERIVVESRDDKLPKTAAKVGIKVDTSRALLFDPKTELRVR
- a CDS encoding NAD(P)-dependent oxidoreductase, encoding MKKVLITEFMEQDSVDKMSKHFEVTYDTNLHENLDNLSSLIVDTDAVIVRNKTQLNEALLANAKNLRFVGRLGVGLDNIDTEFCSNNNILVQPASGMNADSVAEYVITCALSLLKNIPIAHNGTSSGQWPRTSIESRELGGKTLGLLGFGVIGKKVSKLAQIFGAEVIAYDPFVSQADANEHQVSLVKQEELYSLSDVISIHLPLTDETSDLINENTFNLMRKNPIIINSSRGTIVNENDLLAAYHENVISGFALDVYSSEPVKAEFYDEISNSMNCILTPHTSGVTSESNVRVSQFIAEKTISFLGN
- a CDS encoding carbohydrate kinase family protein; the protein is MITCVGPIFLDRVVKIDRFPEKPIKMVANGLEKRLGGPAPVASFAISSLGGNVEFIGRFGSDDAADFLKSEFIKSGIPTLKSITVQDAQTSQSHIFEDKKGERMLAVFNEDKLINEKTMPIFDFSIGQSYLVDTNWIEAAHYVAVHCQNNKLNCVVDLDNFSNSTLLEEVVNLSSHPIFSEIGLNRYTNNTPIIEALKSLYQSNPKFYAVTQGSKGVYWIDNGEIFHCDSPLVEVKETNGAGDVFHGAFAHFITTKPIQEAIELATATASLKCTMIGGINNLPNSNDVAEFSNKLQPSRKI
- a CDS encoding beta-galactosidase, with product MKPKLGSCYYPEHWPEERWQKDAEEMVAAGLSWVRIGEFAWSRLEPEQGVQNFDWLDRAISILGNVGLNIVMSTPTAAPPRWVVDKCPDMLLVDVEGRSRQFGSRRHYCFSHEGYLEESLRISKAVAERYGNNPFIKAWQLDNEYGCHDTTLSYSPSALKAFRNWIAKKYESIDQLNKAWKNVFWSMEYNSFDQVGLPNLTVTDPNPIHELDFKRFSSDQVVNFNRSQASVMRQYTKMPLIHNYMGRITDFNHYDVGKDLDIASWDSYPLGFLEDRSTQDDEFKLRFMRHGDPDFQAFHHDLYRTVGQGRWWVMEQQPGPVNWAPYNPEPAPGAVRLWSWEAIAHGAEVVSYFRWRQAPFAQEQMHAGLQRPDGENAPGITQASQVSSELKEFKDIEQVQSKIALIFDYESCWAWEIQPQGKGFDYFELVYDNYRALRSLGLSVDILPPNQSDLKGYKVVLMPGLMRVSRELEDAIESFEGVLISGPRAGSKTTNMSIPSQLPPIVPGVKATVASAETLRPNAFISIKGLGSFKTWMETLIDYDNIIEETEDGRAAVVGHEKNIYIAGWADQMTLKMIFSRVCESKDISTTKLEDCVRVRETLTHRFWFNYSNQECNVGSVCIPPSGVIWESIKG